A single window of Anaerolineae bacterium DNA harbors:
- a CDS encoding Ribose ABC transport system, permease protein RbsC, with amino-acid sequence MSSPNSVVEKDSKVEFKQSDSNARYLISFSDLFLRYGLILTLIIVSLFFSVKTTAFASIDNLLDILRAVSILTIVALGVTFSVVVNGFDVSVGAVTGLAVILAPALMVIWKIPWYFAVLISLSAGAVIGYLNSVLIVKFRIPDLLATLGMLYLVQGLQMSITKGDAVYKGMTNPWSQERAIADGVISPIFLKFGQGFVFSSENFRGIPVPVIIMLVVAILAFIFLELTRYGRIFYAVGGNYEAARLAGINVNLIRTIAYIISAVLATIGGLVLAARIGSGAVKAGDPYLLDGVAATYFGFAVLNARRPNVFGTVLGAIFVGVMLNGLTMMNIPWYIQDVIKGLVLIVSLGLSYYTTRR; translated from the coding sequence ATGTCATCCCCCAATTCAGTTGTAGAGAAGGACTCAAAAGTAGAATTCAAACAGTCGGATTCAAACGCTCGCTACTTAATCTCTTTCTCAGATTTATTTTTAAGATATGGATTAATTCTTACCCTGATCATCGTTTCACTCTTCTTTTCGGTCAAAACTACAGCCTTTGCATCCATTGATAACTTACTTGACATTCTACGGGCAGTTTCGATTCTGACGATTGTTGCCTTAGGTGTTACCTTTTCTGTTGTCGTCAACGGTTTCGATGTATCCGTTGGAGCCGTCACCGGGTTAGCTGTAATCCTTGCGCCTGCCTTGATGGTCATCTGGAAAATCCCCTGGTATTTTGCTGTTCTCATCAGTCTTTCGGCAGGGGCTGTAATTGGTTATTTGAACTCAGTTCTAATTGTCAAATTCCGTATCCCCGATCTGTTAGCGACTTTGGGAATGCTCTATCTCGTTCAAGGGCTGCAAATGAGCATTACGAAAGGCGATGCGGTCTATAAGGGCATGACGAATCCCTGGAGCCAGGAACGAGCAATTGCGGATGGTGTAATTTCACCGATCTTCTTGAAGTTTGGGCAAGGTTTTGTTTTCAGTTCCGAAAATTTCCGCGGTATTCCAGTCCCGGTGATTATCATGTTGGTCGTTGCCATCTTGGCATTCATCTTCTTAGAACTGACACGATATGGAAGAATTTTTTATGCTGTCGGTGGCAATTATGAAGCGGCAAGACTGGCTGGTATCAATGTGAATCTGATCCGAACGATTGCCTATATTATCAGTGCGGTTCTGGCTACGATTGGTGGATTAGTTCTGGCCGCCAGGATCGGCTCTGGGGCCGTTAAGGCAGGTGACCCTTATCTATTAGATGGTGTAGCAGCCACTTACTTTGGGTTTGCTGTGTTGAACGCTCGTCGCCCGAATGTATTTGGTACGGTGCTTGGAGCTATTTTTGTGGGTGTGATGCTGAACGGATTAACAATGATGAATATCCCCTGGTACATTCAAGACGTGATTAAAGGTCTGGTCTTGATTGTCTCACTCGGACTAAGTTATTACACAACTCGGCGATAA
- a CDS encoding Type I restriction-modification system, restriction subunit R: protein MNTEENAKSLIDEHLRALNWNLADFTQITKEYPIPGGERADYAILVNSLPVAIIEAKKQGMDLNAALAQAKNYAKKLNESGKEVFLIFASDGKVFYRQNLKANTRPEKISRLMTYAEIKDFLNPETDILLAGLRNYQKIAVSQVVSAFQLGRDRTYIEMATGTGKTITAAGIISKLYKVGLVRRVLFLVDRDSLAEQTVRSFNKVLGDTFKINRLTGTKEDKYNDISVSTIQFLYVNDKYRAYPNNFFDLVILDECHRSYFGDWHTVIEHFRTGKAKVLGLTATPSDKETQSTDDYFGEPVFRYSYYQGVKDGILAFTERYKFLTNVDLSGIHDMGFDFEPEDLGRRVDVPRRNELIAEKYFEVIGYEQTHTIPKTLVFAASIAHANHLRDALITKYNELNKLPKDSSEAEDFIVVIHNQVRNASELIRKFQEIDSEIRIAVSVDMLSTGIDAPDIEVLVMARPTKSKILYVQMKGRATRKCNEQEHGKTKESFKLIDFVDLAGIEEVVTDETLETDEIIESTEETEVSSDGEKMPSDKEDGEGKEPKETEKIEMVIADVPVWIVKSEIVTSSAFEHIRKQIEPQLKAIKEKTVLKERFVQAVLSWEALNPGIPVDEKYLEAFGFDISTLRDIYGEVTATYKDFIDVALGKTRFKTVEEKNRDAVIAHLKEKKHLNDEQVEFIMMFYDFKKRNPALTFTQFSNSQLLQQKGGIARIKGLFGSLDKFVQLYDEIKAVSFLDV from the coding sequence GTGAATACGGAGGAAAATGCAAAGTCCTTAATTGACGAACATTTAAGAGCACTAAATTGGAATTTGGCTGATTTTACTCAAATAACTAAGGAGTATCCTATACCGGGCGGAGAAAGAGCAGACTATGCTATTTTAGTGAACAGCTTACCTGTTGCAATTATTGAAGCCAAAAAACAGGGTATGGATTTAAACGCAGCTTTAGCACAGGCTAAAAATTACGCAAAAAAACTAAATGAAAGTGGCAAGGAAGTCTTTTTAATTTTTGCTTCAGACGGCAAGGTATTTTACCGGCAGAATCTTAAAGCAAATACCAGACCAGAAAAAATCAGCAGGCTAATGACCTATGCAGAGATAAAAGATTTTCTAAACCCGGAAACTGATATTCTTTTGGCGGGTTTAAGGAATTATCAAAAAATTGCCGTCTCACAGGTGGTAAGCGCATTTCAATTAGGCAGAGACAGAACCTATATCGAAATGGCTACCGGAACAGGAAAAACGATAACAGCGGCGGGAATAATCAGCAAGCTTTACAAAGTCGGCCTTGTTCGGAGAGTCTTATTTTTAGTAGATAGGGATTCTCTTGCTGAACAGACAGTCCGTTCTTTCAATAAGGTATTAGGTGATACCTTTAAAATAAACCGCTTGACCGGCACAAAAGAGGATAAATATAACGATATTTCTGTTTCAACAATTCAGTTTTTGTATGTAAATGATAAGTATCGTGCATACCCGAATAATTTTTTTGACTTGGTAATTCTTGACGAGTGCCATCGGTCATATTTTGGAGATTGGCACACGGTTATTGAGCATTTCAGAACTGGCAAGGCCAAAGTTTTAGGGTTAACAGCAACTCCTTCTGATAAGGAAACGCAGAGTACCGACGATTATTTTGGAGAGCCGGTATTCAGATACAGCTACTATCAGGGAGTTAAAGACGGCATACTGGCTTTTACCGAGAGATATAAGTTCCTGACCAATGTAGACCTCAGCGGAATTCATGACATGGGTTTTGACTTTGAGCCGGAAGACCTTGGCAGACGTGTGGATGTCCCGCGAAGGAATGAATTAATAGCCGAAAAATATTTTGAAGTAATAGGATATGAGCAGACGCATACGATTCCAAAGACACTGGTTTTTGCGGCAAGCATAGCGCATGCCAATCATTTGCGCGATGCGTTGATAACAAAATACAACGAACTGAACAAACTCCCAAAGGACTCAAGCGAAGCAGAAGACTTTATAGTTGTAATACATAATCAGGTGAGAAACGCCTCTGAACTGATTAGAAAGTTTCAGGAAATCGACAGTGAAATTCGTATTGCCGTTTCCGTAGATATGCTATCCACCGGTATTGATGCTCCTGACATCGAAGTTCTTGTAATGGCTAGGCCCACAAAGTCAAAAATTCTCTATGTTCAAATGAAAGGACGTGCCACTCGTAAGTGTAACGAGCAAGAACACGGCAAGACAAAGGAAAGCTTTAAACTTATCGACTTTGTTGACCTTGCAGGTATTGAAGAGGTTGTTACTGATGAAACTTTAGAAACTGACGAAATAATAGAGAGCACTGAAGAAACAGAGGTATCTTCTGACGGTGAAAAGATGCCTTCAGATAAAGAAGATGGTGAGGGTAAGGAACCTAAAGAAACTGAAAAAATCGAAATGGTGATTGCTGATGTCCCCGTCTGGATAGTCAAGTCAGAAATTGTTACTTCATCTGCTTTTGAGCATATTAGAAAGCAAATTGAGCCGCAACTTAAAGCTATTAAAGAAAAGACGGTTTTAAAAGAAAGATTTGTTCAGGCAGTTTTATCATGGGAAGCTTTGAATCCTGGTATTCCGGTTGATGAAAAATATCTTGAGGCTTTTGGGTTTGACATCAGTACCTTAAGGGATATTTACGGCGAAGTCACTGCCACTTACAAAGATTTTATTGATGTCGCCCTTGGTAAAACAAGGTTTAAGACTGTTGAAGAAAAGAACAGGGATGCTGTTATTGCTCATTTGAAGGAGAAAAAGCATTTGAACGATGAACAAGTGGAATTTATTATGATGTTCTACGATTTTAAGAAACGCAATCCCGCTCTTACCTTTACCCAGTTTTCTAACAGCCAGCTTCTTCAACAAAAGGGTGGAATTGCCCGGATAAAGGGACTATTCGGTTCGCTGGACAAATTTGTTCAGCTTTATGACGAGATAAAAGCAGTATCATTTCTTGATGTGTAA
- a CDS encoding Type I restriction-modification system, DNA-methyltransferase subunit M — MAQNNNKVDFHRLGSELWDIANIFRDDTLKTTEYLEEFSYFLFLKLFDEREKQREELARLDGTKFVPDLPNHLRFSTWAEKILASDGKTVKTDDGEFTIVDYVRNIFSELAEVKDHDGRDLSLFRRLFKNHIWRIRYSPTIKELIKRLKDLELEQNFDVMGRAYEFVVQKLGEQKQYGQYFTPRHIIHFMVELADPEIGEKIYDPAAGTGGFILRAFEVVKSKIDNLVKAGMRVNESTAAYNGVQFDEAEMLYRKLKEESLYAVEKAPDVYKLALMNMILHNDGKSNLFEADSLDNRAQLEHKEKYDVVLTNPPYGPLAQSRVGTFEFHAKRYEALFIQHIMAALRPSEPGKKRSRAVVIILDKILFDNSSVFKNIRMKLLREFDLKAVFSMPAGIFQPYSGVKTTVLYFEKPTKEEWNETKKQNAYTTKQVLFVDVKDDGFTLTTQRRPINGAFQGDDPNIYEPPCGNLPKAVEVFRRWIDWIDNPTKEPPDFIDNDFCWAATIEEIKAKNYNLNPGLYKNLICQSRKHNIVRLGEIIEQITDRNVLSEELPVYSVSKEFGIIPAEDYFKENVYGNNEEVYAKNLNSYKIIYKDYFVYNPYRINIGSIGFADNVVKGLVSPAYVVFKVKDSKTTDSRFLYYLLKTDWMMNKINEAVSGSIRDTLKFDDLANIQIPLPPLPVQQELVARLDKQQAIIEQCNAMEKTILEAGIDDSIFEGDWEWVELPDVVEINPESMNPENEPEKEFIYIDISSVDNKTFTITDYKFISGKNAPSRARRVVKIGDVLISTVRPNLKSFCIIDDERFNNQICSTGFAVLRSKNEVILPRFLFFYVLSDIFVSELTKLMEKSQYPSITQTDLSYIKVPLPPIEKQQKIVDFLNVQFETLTNIRRLKENAKQTIKMILDREVFGE, encoded by the coding sequence ATGGCGCAAAACAATAACAAAGTAGATTTTCACAGGCTTGGTTCTGAGCTTTGGGATATTGCCAATATTTTTCGAGACGATACTCTCAAAACCACCGAGTATCTGGAAGAATTTAGCTATTTTTTGTTTCTAAAGCTCTTTGACGAGAGAGAAAAACAAAGAGAAGAACTCGCCCGTTTGGATGGAACTAAATTTGTGCCTGATTTACCAAATCACCTGAGGTTTTCCACATGGGCAGAAAAGATTTTGGCAAGTGACGGAAAAACCGTAAAGACTGACGATGGAGAGTTTACTATAGTCGATTATGTTAGAAACATATTTTCCGAACTGGCCGAAGTTAAGGACCACGATGGCAGGGATTTAAGCCTTTTCAGACGGCTATTTAAAAATCATATATGGCGTATAAGGTACAGCCCGACCATTAAAGAATTGATAAAACGGCTGAAAGACCTTGAGCTTGAACAAAATTTTGACGTTATGGGCAGAGCATACGAATTTGTTGTTCAAAAGCTTGGCGAACAAAAACAGTACGGTCAGTATTTTACTCCTCGCCACATCATTCATTTCATGGTGGAACTTGCTGACCCGGAAATTGGGGAAAAAATATATGACCCTGCGGCTGGTACGGGAGGCTTTATTCTGCGTGCCTTCGAAGTAGTAAAGAGTAAAATTGATAATCTTGTAAAAGCGGGGATGAGAGTTAACGAGTCTACTGCCGCATATAATGGGGTTCAATTTGATGAAGCTGAAATGCTTTACCGAAAACTGAAGGAAGAGTCTCTTTATGCTGTGGAGAAGGCTCCAGACGTTTACAAGCTTGCCCTCATGAATATGATATTGCACAATGACGGCAAATCCAACCTCTTTGAGGCTGACAGCTTAGACAATCGAGCACAGTTAGAACATAAAGAAAAGTATGATGTAGTGTTAACTAACCCACCGTATGGTCCACTTGCTCAGTCGCGGGTTGGTACTTTTGAGTTCCATGCCAAACGCTACGAAGCATTGTTCATCCAGCATATTATGGCGGCATTAAGACCTTCTGAACCAGGTAAAAAACGTTCCAGGGCAGTAGTTATAATCTTGGACAAGATTCTGTTTGACAATTCCTCTGTATTCAAGAATATACGCATGAAGCTCCTGCGCGAATTTGATTTGAAAGCTGTCTTTTCCATGCCGGCAGGCATTTTTCAGCCGTATTCCGGTGTCAAAACGACAGTGCTGTATTTTGAAAAACCCACAAAAGAAGAATGGAACGAGACAAAGAAACAAAATGCTTACACCACAAAGCAGGTGCTGTTTGTTGATGTGAAAGATGACGGATTTACCTTAACAACCCAGAGAAGGCCAATTAACGGAGCTTTCCAGGGTGATGACCCGAACATTTACGAACCGCCTTGTGGGAACCTGCCTAAAGCGGTGGAAGTGTTTAGAAGATGGATAGATTGGATTGATAACCCAACAAAGGAACCGCCTGATTTTATAGATAATGATTTCTGCTGGGCGGCGACGATTGAGGAAATCAAAGCAAAAAATTATAACCTTAACCCGGGGCTGTATAAAAATTTGATCTGCCAAAGTAGGAAACATAACATTGTTAGACTGGGAGAAATCATTGAACAAATTACGGATAGAAATGTGCTTTCCGAAGAATTGCCAGTTTATAGTGTTAGTAAAGAGTTCGGGATAATTCCTGCAGAAGATTATTTTAAAGAAAACGTATATGGAAATAACGAAGAAGTATATGCTAAAAACCTTAATAGCTATAAGATAATATATAAAGATTACTTTGTTTATAATCCTTACAGAATTAATATAGGTTCTATAGGATTTGCTGATAACGTGGTTAAAGGTCTTGTAAGCCCTGCTTATGTAGTATTTAAAGTAAAAGATAGTAAAACTACAGATTCAAGATTTCTGTATTATTTATTGAAAACAGATTGGATGATGAACAAAATCAATGAAGCAGTTTCTGGAAGTATTAGGGATACTTTGAAATTTGATGATTTAGCCAATATTCAAATCCCTCTCCCACCTCTTCCCGTTCAACAGGAACTGGTTGCCCGCTTGGACAAGCAGCAGGCTATTATTGAGCAGTGCAATGCTATGGAAAAGACCATTCTTGAAGCTGGAATCGACGACAGTATTTTTGAAGGAGATTGGGAATGGGTGGAGTTGCCAGATGTCGTAGAGATTAATCCCGAAAGCATGAATCCCGAAAATGAGCCTGAAAAAGAGTTTATCTACATAGATATTTCTTCTGTTGATAATAAAACCTTCACGATAACTGATTATAAGTTTATTAGTGGCAAGAATGCACCAAGTAGAGCAAGACGAGTTGTAAAAATTGGCGATGTTTTAATTTCTACTGTTCGGCCTAACTTAAAGAGTTTTTGTATAATTGATGACGAGAGATTTAATAACCAAATATGTTCTACAGGTTTTGCTGTATTAAGGAGCAAAAATGAAGTAATACTGCCTAGATTTTTATTCTTCTATGTTCTATCTGATATATTCGTATCTGAGTTAACTAAGTTGATGGAAAAATCTCAATATCCATCAATAACTCAAACCGATTTAAGTTATATTAAAGTTCCGCTTCCTCCAATTGAAAAACAGCAGAAAATAGTGGATTTCCTTAACGTTCAGTTTGAAACGCTGACCAATATCAGAAGGCTAAAGGAAAACGCAAAACAGACCATAAAAATGATTCTGGACAGGGAGGTGTTTGGAGAGTAA
- a CDS encoding ABC transporter binding protein, whose translation MIQPDSPWEATVATDSYSVGRLAVRTAAALVAGEKVDKYLLVRPELITRQFLLENNITNMDELIKALPALGESSLNWFPWMCTLVQQ comes from the coding sequence ATGATTCAGCCTGACAGTCCTTGGGAAGCTACTGTTGCGACCGACTCCTATAGCGTTGGTCGTCTGGCTGTTCGCACCGCGGCTGCCCTTGTTGCGGGCGAAAAAGTGGATAAATACCTGCTCGTCCGCCCGGAGTTGATCACCCGTCAGTTCCTCCTTGAGAACAACATCACCAACATGGACGAGTTGATCAAAGCCCTGCCGGCTCTCGGCGAGTCCTCCCTCAATTGGTTCCCCTGGATGTGTACCTTAGTCCAACAATAA
- a CDS encoding Ribose ABC transport system, ATP-binding protein RbsA: MVTLVATGLRKTFPGVLALNNVDLTLSSGKIHGLIGANGAGKSTLIKILTGYYPDYEGRIEIDGRVISIRKPSDAFRYGIEVVHQEVDTTLIPYLTVAENLLIEKIASSNMGLFVQKKSLFKEAEEVIQKVNLNVNVSKPVADLTLPQKQLLVIARAITRSASFVILDEPTSSLSQIEAEQLFRIIKSLKEQGVSFLYVSHRLGEIQELADEVTILRNGEKVAYYTRREFDLSKAVEAMLGVPPKEIFPEKPGGLPNQTVMEVVKLSKKGRLWDISFKLYQGEILGITGQTGAGKTDLLHILFGSIKPDSGEIFLDGKKVIFHQPKDAIEQGIYLIPEDRRNHGLFIEDTVLKNISLPFLNLMSTLSFVSLSKEKKYVMELIDKVNLVPRKPNMPVRNLSGGNQQKVVVGKWLGKQPKVIIFDEATQGIDIGAKRDIYAMARNLSQTAGVIFASSDVDEVLGLADRVLVMRDGYIVAEFNADQVNRQTVMEITTGAANPVANLNHQQSGV; this comes from the coding sequence ATGGTAACTTTAGTTGCAACTGGATTGCGAAAAACATTTCCTGGCGTTCTTGCCCTTAATAACGTAGACTTGACTTTGTCGAGTGGCAAGATTCATGGTCTGATTGGGGCAAATGGCGCAGGTAAAAGCACCTTGATTAAAATCCTGACCGGCTATTATCCAGATTATGAAGGTCGGATTGAAATAGATGGACGGGTTATCTCCATTCGTAAACCTTCTGATGCTTTTCGTTACGGGATCGAAGTGGTTCACCAGGAAGTCGACACAACCCTGATCCCATATCTCACTGTCGCTGAGAATCTCCTCATTGAAAAAATTGCTTCATCGAATATGGGTTTATTCGTACAGAAGAAATCGCTTTTCAAAGAAGCAGAAGAGGTGATTCAGAAGGTGAATCTCAATGTTAATGTGTCTAAGCCTGTAGCCGATCTAACCCTCCCCCAAAAACAATTACTCGTTATCGCCAGAGCCATAACACGCAGCGCATCTTTTGTCATTCTAGACGAACCAACCTCATCCCTGAGCCAAATCGAGGCTGAGCAATTATTCAGGATCATCAAAAGCTTGAAAGAACAAGGGGTAAGTTTTCTCTACGTTTCCCATCGTTTGGGAGAAATCCAGGAGCTTGCTGATGAAGTCACGATACTTCGCAACGGAGAAAAAGTTGCCTATTATACTCGTCGAGAATTCGACCTCAGTAAAGCAGTTGAAGCCATGCTGGGCGTTCCACCAAAAGAAATCTTTCCCGAAAAACCAGGAGGGTTACCAAATCAAACCGTGATGGAGGTCGTCAAATTATCAAAAAAAGGACGTTTATGGGATATTTCTTTCAAATTATATCAAGGGGAAATTTTAGGGATTACCGGTCAAACGGGGGCAGGCAAAACGGACTTATTACACATTTTATTTGGTTCGATAAAGCCCGATTCGGGGGAAATCTTCCTCGACGGCAAAAAAGTAATCTTTCATCAACCCAAGGACGCTATCGAGCAAGGCATCTACCTGATCCCTGAAGATCGCCGGAACCACGGTCTTTTCATCGAGGATACCGTGCTTAAGAACATATCTTTACCGTTTCTCAATCTTATGAGTACTTTGAGTTTTGTATCCCTCAGCAAAGAAAAAAAATATGTCATGGAGTTGATTGATAAAGTAAATTTGGTTCCTCGTAAACCAAATATGCCTGTCAGAAATCTGAGTGGGGGAAACCAGCAGAAAGTCGTCGTTGGAAAATGGCTGGGAAAACAACCGAAAGTCATTATCTTTGATGAAGCGACCCAAGGAATCGATATCGGAGCAAAACGAGATATATATGCCATGGCTCGAAATCTTTCTCAAACAGCCGGCGTGATTTTCGCATCCTCCGATGTGGATGAGGTGCTCGGTTTAGCGGACCGCGTCTTGGTAATGAGGGATGGGTATATTGTGGCTGAATTCAATGCAGATCAAGTCAACCGCCAAACGGTTATGGAAATTACTACAGGCGCAGCTAACCCAGTCGCAAATTTGAATCACCAACAATCAGGAGTGTAG